The region TACCGGTCAGCGCTGCGGGGATCTTCCAGTCCAACCTGGGGGACGATGCCCATAGCGAGTACGGCAGCAATGCCAATCGCGATGCGTTCGAACAGGCATTGGGCAGGTCGGTACAGGATGAGCTGGCGCTGTATGCCCAAAGTCAGCAGCGTTCGTTGCAGGCGTGTGCCCGAGCGCTGGACTTGCCTGAGTTGTAACGGCGTCATCGCCGGGCCAGCCCGCGCCGACAACTGCCGCGATAATTAACTGAGGACCTGCACCTTCGGCAGGTCCATCGCGGCGGCTTCGCCCTGCAGGAAGTCACTCAAGCGGCGCAACCGCTCGCCCCCCGGCCGGGTCTTTGGCCACACCAGGTAATAATCCAGACCACTGGCTACCGCCGTTGGCCAGGGCAGGCTCAAACGCCCCTGAGCCACGTCCTCGGCCACCATCAGCAGATCACCCATCGATACGCCATACCCCCGGGCTGCCGCAATCATGCCCAGCTCCAGGGTATCGAACACTTGCCCACCCTTCAGCGAGACCTTGTCGGTCAGGCCCATGCGCGCCAGCCAACTGCGCCAGTCGCGCTTGTCAGGTGTCGGATGGAGCAACTCGATGCCTGCCAGGCGCTTGGCGTCCCAGGGGCCGTCCGCCCGGAGATCGGGCGCGCCCACCGGAATCAATAGCTCAGAAAACAGCCGTACCACTTCCCAGTCCGGGGGAAAGCGCCCATCGCCCAGCAACACCGCACAATCGAATGGCTCATGGTTGAAATCGACGTGATCAACATCCATCCAAGCACTTGTCAGTTGCACCTCGTTGCCCGGTTGCAGATGACGAAATCGGCTGAGTCGCGCGAGCAACCAACGCATGGTCAGCGTCGAAGGTGCCTTCATGCGCAAGATGTCGTCCTCACTGCGTAGCGTATTGCAGGCACGTTCCAGCGCGGCAAAACCTTCGCGCACCCCGGGCAGCAGCAAGCGGGCCGCCTCACTGAGCTGCAAGCTGCGGCCATTGCGCACGAATAACCGGCAGGCGAAATGTTCTTCCAATGTGCGGATGTGTCGGCTGACTGCGCTCTGGGTGATTGATAACTCATCCCCGGCGCGGGTGAACGAGCTGTGCCTGGCAGCAGCCTCAAAGGCTCGCAACGCATACAACGGCGGTAAACGACGGGACATGTGGTCAATCCTGCAGGTGCTGCCTGAGTGTTGGTCAACATCATACCGGCATGAGTTTTAATCATGCCAATGATCGCTTTTATCCTTTTGTGCAAAACCTTACAAAAGATGAGAATTTCAAACTTTCCGAAATCAGCTTCAAAAAAGGACGATTCAATGCAGGTCGCACCCACACATGAACTCAAGGCTCTGCTGCGCCTGGCCGGTCCGCTGATCGCCTCGCAGTTGGCCCACATGCTGATGGTGCTGACCGACACCCTGATGATGGCCCGCATCAGCCCACAGGCCCTGGCCGGCGGTGGCCTGGGTGCGGCCAGCTATTCGTTCGTGTCGATTTTCTGCCTGGGAGTGATTGCTGCCGTCGGTACCCTGGTGGCGATACGCAAAGGTGCCGGTGACATACCCGGCGCTACCCGCCTGACTCAGGCCGGACTGTGGCTGGCTTGGGCCATGGCCATTGTCGCAGCGCTAGCGCTGTGGAACCTTGAACCGGTGTTGCTGCTACTGGGCCAAAGCCCGAACAACGTCGAAGCCGCCGCCCAATTCCTGCTCCTGCTTCCTCTGGCCCTTCCCGGCTACTTGAGCTTCATGGCCTTGCGCGGCTTCACCAGCGCCATCGGCCGCTCGACGCCAGTAATGGTCATCAGCCTGATCGGCACGGTGGCCAACTTCCTGCTCAACTATGCGCTGATCGAAGGCATGTTCGGCTTGCCCAAGCTGGGCCTGGTCGGAATCGGCCTGGTCACGGCCGTCGTTGCCAACTGCATGGCCGTGGCCATGGCCCTATACATACGCTGGCACCCGGCCTATGCCCCTTATCCGATTCGCACTGGCCTGAGCCGCCCCTCCTGGCCAGCCCTGCGTGAGCTCTGGCGCCTGGGACTGCCCATTGGCGGAACCTATACGGTGGAAGTCGGCTTGTTCGCTTTTGCCGCGCTGTGCATGGGCGTACTGGGCAGCACGGAACTGGCAGCCCACCAGATTGCCCTGCAGATCGTTTCCACCGCCTTCATGATCCCGGCCGGGCTGTCTTATGCGGTCACCATGCGCGTCGGCCTCTACTATGGCGCGGGTAATCTACCTGGCGCGCGGCATGCCGGGCGGGTCGGCATCGGTTTCGGGGCGACGATGATGCTGATGTTCGCCATCCTGTTCTGGCTGTTGCCTGATCCGTTGGTGGGGCTGTTCCTCGATCACGGTGATCCCGCCTTCGCCGACATTATCCAATTGGCCGTGAGCCTGCTGATGGTTGCGGCCTGGTTCGAGCTGTTCGATGGCGTACAAACCATCGCCATGGGCTCGATTCGTGGCCTCAAGGATGCCAAGACCACCTTCCTGGTGGGACTGTTCTGTTACTGGGTGATTGGCGCTCCGGCAGCCTGGCTGCTGGCCTTTACCCTCGGGATGGGTGCGGTCGGCGTCTGGTGGGGCCTGGCAGTGGGCCTGGCCTGTGCGGCAATAAGCCTGACACTGGCGTTCGAGTGGCGGATGAAGCGCTTACTGCGCAATGCTGGCAGCTTGAAAACTGCCGTATCAGCGGCGTAAAACTGCACTCGGAGCGGATTTATCCGCGAAGGGCTGCGCAGCAGCCCCAACGCCAGCAACGCCTGCTCCCAGACCACGGTTGCCCCACTACAAGGCGATGGATTGCTGCGCCGCGCCACTGAGTAGAAACGTCATCAGCTCATCGATTGGCAACGGCCGGCTGATCAGAAACCCCTGAACCTGGTCACAGTTGAAACTGCGCAGCAGGTCCAATTGCTCGGGGGTTTCCACCCCTTCGGCCACCACCTCGAGGTTAAGGTTATGCGCCAGGTTGATCATGGCGTGGACCAGCTTGCGGTTCTCCTCACGCTTTTCCATGCCACCGACAAAACTGCGATCGACCTTGAGCAGGGTAATCGGCAGGCTGTTGAGGTGGACGAAGGATGAGAAACCAGTGCCAAAGTCATCGAGAGAAAAGCGCACGCCCAGCCGCCCAAGGGCATCCATGGTTTGCTCGACCAGATCGTTACGGCGCATCACCGCCGTCTCGGTAAGTTCGAACTCCAGCCATCGCGCATCCACGCCATGCTCGATGATCAGCCGACTCAGCGTCGCCAACAGCTGGCTGTCCTGAAACTGGCGGAACGACAGGTTCACCGCCATGTGCAAGGGCGCCAGGCCCTTTTCCCGCAGCGCCTGCATGTCGCGCAGGGCTCGTGAGATTACCCAGTACCCCAAGGGCACAATCAAACCACTCTGCTCGGCGAGCGGCACGAACTCACTGGGTGGCAACAAACCACGCTCGGCATGCCGCCAGCGCACCAGCGCTTCCAGGCCAACGATGCGCCCGTCGGTCATGTCCAGCCGAGGCTGATAGTGCAACTCCAGTTCATCGCGACGCAGGGCGCGGCGCAACTCGCTCTCCAGATCAGCGAGGCTGCGAGCGTTGCGGTTTATTCGCTCGTTGAAGATATGAAAGGTGCAACCCTGGGTACCTTTGGCCTGCTGCATGGCAATGTGAGCGTGCCACATCAAAGGATCAGCGCCACCCTGCGCACGCGCATGGGCAACACCCAGGCTGCAGCCGAGGAGCAAGCTCTCGCCATCGACCCAATAGGGCTCGGCCAAGGCCTCGGTAATGCGTTCGGCCATCCACTCGGCACGTTGCGGTTCACGTCGCGTATCGATCAGCAGGGCAAATTCATCACTGCCCAGGCGCGCCACCTGGTCACCGGCCTCAAGCTGGCTCTTCAAACGCCCGACCACCTGCAGAATCAAGCGGTCGCCAGCCTGGTGACCCAGCGCGTCGTTGGCTCGACGGAAGTTATCCAAGTCCAGATGCCCAAGGGCGACGCCCCGTCCCTCATTGTCGGCCAGGCGTGCGGCCAGCAGGGTCTGGAAGCCCTGGCGATTGGCGATACCGGTCAACGGGTCCTGCTCGGCCAGGCGCTGCAAGGTGGCTTCCAGCACGCCACGCTCACGTACATGACGAAGGCTACGGCGCAGGATATCGGGGCCCAACTGATCAAGCACCAGCCAGTCGCTGACGCCCGGTGGTGGCGATTGCGGTTCCTGCTCAAGCAACAACACCATCGGCAGGATGCAGCGCCCTGGCGCAGGCTGCAGCTGCGGCGTTGCCAGTACCAATGCGTTGCGGTCATTGGCAAACAAACTATCGACCGCGTCCCAGCTGGGTGCGGTCAACATCACCGCGCTACCCGCCAGCGGTGCCAGACAATCACGCAGGGCCGAGGCCCATTCGGGCTCATCAGCCAGCAACAGCAAACGCAAGGGTTCGACAGGCGTAGACAAGCTGGCTCCTTAGGACGTGGACGCAGTCAAATGACAATGGGCAGCGAGAGGCTCATCCTAAACCATTAGTGAAAATGATTTTCACTTAAAGTCGCGCCTATCCATTTGCCGACATCCCGCAGGTTTCGCCATGCATCCTGCGGGAAAGTATCAAAAGCGGCAAATTTAGATCGAGTGGTACGTCACACTGTCAGACGGTCGCGGCAGAATCTCTCTACGCCTGCTAAAATGCCCGGCTATTTTTCAGGCGACCCCGGTTTTCTTCATGTCCCGACTCAATCCCCGGCAACAAGAAGCCGTGAACTATGTCGGCGGCCCTCTTTTGGTGCTCGCCGGTGCCGGTTCCGGCAAAACCAGCGTGATCACCCGTAAAATCGCGCACTTGATCCAGAATTGCGGCATTCGTGCGCAATACATCGTGGCGATGACCTTCACCAACAAGGCCGCGCGCGAGATGAAAGAGCGGGTCGGCACCCTGCTACGCAAAGGCGAAGGGCGCGGCCTGACTGTGTCGACATTCCACAACCTGGGCCTGAACATTATCCGCAAGGAGCATCAGCGCCTGGGTTTCAAACCGGGCTTCTCGATCTTTGACGAGACTGACGTCAAAGCCTTGATGACCGACATCATGCAGAAAGAGTATTCGGGCGACGATGGCGTCGACGAGATCAAGAACATGATCGGCGCCTGGAAAAACGATCTGATCCTGCCGCCTGAAGCATTGGAAAAGGCGCGCAATCCCAAGGAGCAGACCGCCGCCATCGTCTATGCCCATTACCAGCGCACGCTCAAGGCGTTCAACGCGGTGGACTTCGACGACCTTATCCTGCTGCCGGTCAAGTTGTTCCAGGAGCACGCCGACATCCTGGAAAAATGGCAGCACAAAGTTCGCTACCTGCTGGTGGATGAATATCAGGACACCAACGCCAGCCAGTATTTGCTGGTGAAAATGCTCATCGGCACGCGCAACCAGTTCACCGTGGTGGGCGACGACGACCAGTCGATCTACGCCTGGCGCGGCGCACGTCCAGAAAACCTGATGCTGCTCAAAGAGGACTATCCGTCACTGAAGGTGGTGATGCTGGAGCAGAACTACCGCTCCACCAGCCGTATTCTGCGCTGCGCCAACGTGCTCATCTCGAACAACCCGCATGCCTTTGAAAAGCAGTTGTGGAGTGAGATGGGCCATGGTGACGAGATTCGTGTGATCCGCTGCAAGAACGAGGAAGCCGAGGCCGAACGGGTGGCCATGGAAATTCTCAGCCTGCACCTGCGTACCGATCGCCCCTACAGCGATTTCGCCATTCTTTACCGCGGCAACTACCAGGCCAAGCTGATTGAGTTGAAGCTGCAGCACCATCAGGTGCCGTATCGCCTGTCTGGCGGCAACAGTTTCTTCGGGCGTCAGGAAGTCAAAGACCTGATGGCCTACTTCCGCTTGCTGGTCAATCCGGATGACGACAACGCCTACCTGCGCGTGATCAACGTGCCGCGCCGCGAAATTGGCTCAACCACCCTGGAAAAGCTCGGCAACTACGCCACCGACCGCAAGATTTCGATGTACGCCGCCAGTGAAGAGCTGGGCCTGGGCGAGCATCTGGACAGCCGTTTCACCGACCGTCTGCAGCGCTTCAAGCGCTGGATGGACAAGGTTCGTGAGCAAGTCGCTCTGGAAGACCCTATCGCGGCCTTGCGCGGCATGGTCACCGACATCGATTACGAAAACTGGATTCGCACCAACAGTTCCAGCGACAAAGCTGCAGACTTTCGAATGGGCAACGTCTGGTTCCTGATCGAGGCATTGAAAAATACCCTCGAAAAGGATGAAGACGGTGAAATGACCATCGAGGAGGCCATTGGCAAGCTGGTCCTGCGTGACATGCTTGAACGTCAGCAGGAAGAGGAAGACGGTGCCGAGGGCGTGCAAATGATGACGCTGCATGCGTCCAAGGGCCTGGAGTTTCCTTATGTGTTCATCATGGGCATGGAGGAAGAGATTCTCCCCCACCGCTCCAGCATCGAAGCTGACACCATCGAGGAAGAACGACGTCTTGCCTACGTGGGCATTACCCGCGCACGCCAGACCCTGGCTTTCACCTTTGCAGCCAAGCGCAAGCAGTACGGCGAGATCATTGATTGCTCGCCAAGCCGCTTCCTCGACGAGCTGCCGGATGATGACCTGGCCTGGGAAGGCCTTGACGATGCGCCGACCGAAGTGAAGGCCGCACGCGGCAATAATGCATTGGCCGATATCCGCGCCATGCTTAAACGTTAGATAATCAACCTTTGCTGCGGCGTACTGCCGTGGCCACTCTTGCTACATCGAGGAAATACCACAGTGGAAGCACTGCACCAGAAGATTCGCGAAGAAGGCATCGTGCTTTCCGATCAGGTTCTCAAAGTCGATGCGTTTCTTAACCATCAGATCGACCCTGCGCTGATGCAACTGATTGGCGACGAGTTTGCCCGTCGGTTCGCCGACTCCGGCATCACCAAGATCGTCACTATCGAGGCCTCGGGTATCGCCCCGGCGGTGATGACCGGCTTGAAGCTGGGTGTACCGGTGATTTTCGCGCGCAAGCACCAGTCGCTGACCCTGACCGAAAACCTGCTGACCGCGTCGGTATATTCCTTCACCAAGCAGACTGAAAACACCGTGGCGATCTCCCCGCGCCACCTCAACAGCAGCGATCGCGTGCTGGTGATCGACGACTTCCTGGCCAATGGCAAAGCCTCTCAGGCCCTGATTTCGATCATCAAACAAGCTGGCGCTACCGTTGCCGGCCTGGGTATCGTTATCGAGAAGTCGTTCCAGGGCGGCCGTGCCGAACTGGACAGCCAGGGCTACCGCGTTGAGTCGCTGGCCCGGGTCAAGTCGCTCAAGGATGGCGTGGTTACTTTCATCGAGTAAGCCGGCGCTCATGTCGCGGGGACAGCCCGCTCCCACACAAAAGTCGTGGGAGCGGGCTTGCCCTGCGATAGTGTCCTCAAACCGACGAAGTCGCCTGCAACCCCGCCAGCAGCAAGCGCTGGTACAGCTCATCCTTGAGCCCCTGCGGCTGCGCCAGTCCCATGCGCTGTAACTGCTGTGGATAAGCCTCCGGTGCCGGAGCGTCCAAGGCGGCCTTGCCCAACGACAGTACCTCGCTCAATTTGAATTTGCTCTTGAGCCAGTTCAACGCACGCAACAAATCGCGCTCTTGCTCAGTGAAATCACTGCCCAACGGGTACTCGGGGAACAACTGCGCGTGCCCGTCACGCAAGCGTTGCAAGCGCTGCGGTGTGTTGTCGGTAAAGCGTGGCGCCAAGGCAAAGTCGGACGGCAGCTTGCCGGCCTTCTGCGCCTGTGCGATCAACCCGGCCTGAAAACGCGAATCGCAGATCTGCAGAAGTCGCCGGATGGTTTCGGCATCGGTCTGCCCGCGCAGGTCGGCGATCCCGTACTCAGTGACGACCACATCACGCAGGTGCCTTGGAATAGTGCAGTGGCCGTACTCCCAGACCAGATTCGAGCTCACCTCCCCAGCCGACTCCCGCCAACTACGCAGCAGTAGAATCGAGCGTGCACCTTCCAGGGCATGACCCTGAGCGACAAAGTTGTATTGCCCCCCAACGCCGCTGAGTACCCGTCCGTCTTCCAACTGGTCGGCAACCCCGGCCCCCATGAGGGTCATGGTGAACACGGTATTGATGAAGCGTGCATCCAGGCGCTGCGAACGCTTGAGCGCTTCCTCGCCGAACAGTTCGTTGATGTAGCTGATTGCGCACATGTCGATACGTTTGCGGCTTTCCAGCGGCATGTCGCGCAAGCGCTGATAAAACGCCCGAGGCCCGAGGAAGAAGCCGCCATGTGCCAACACGCCGCCAGCGACCGGGCGCCGGATAATGCCTGCTTCCAACAGTGCCAACAGGCCGTTGACGAACATTTCGCTACAGCCATACAAGCCGTGAACGAAAGGCTCGGTGCCGCCTTCGCGCTCGATCAAGGCGTGCCAGGGATGCAGGTTCATCGCACCCAGGAGTGCCTGGTAGGCTTGGCTCTCAGACTCTCGCGCCAGGAGCGCCGCGGTCAGGGCGTCGCCCATGGCCCCGATGCCGATCTGAAGGGTGCCGCCGTCGCGCACCAGGGTGCTGGCATGCAAGCCGATGAAATGATCCTGGGGCGTGACTGGCATATTCGGTGTGGAAAACAGCCGCCTGCGCTCAACCGAATCAATCAGTAAGTCGAAATCCTGACGGGGCAATTCCGAGCCACCGGGCATGTAGGGAAGCTCGGCGTGCACCTGACCCAACAGCAGGATGGTTTCCCCGGCAGCACGACGGCGCTCGATCATCGGCAGCAGATCGAGCGTGATATCCGGATTACAGCTGAGGCTCAGGTGGTCTGGGTACTGCGTATCCTGCGCTACCAACTGCGCCACCAGGTTCAAACCTTTCGCATTGATGTCCCGCGCTGCGTGACTGTAGTTACTGCTGACGTAATCCTGTTGAGCCGTGGCGCTGTGCAGTAGGCTGCCGGGCTGCATGAAAAACTGCTCGACGCGAATGTTGGCTGGCAAACAATCCTTGCGCAGGTCGCTCAGGTACTCGAGCTCTTCATAGTCGGCAAATACCCGTTCGAGGAACGGTTCGAGAAAGCGCCGCTGCAGGCCGTCGCCTAGATCAGGCCGCCCCAGGCTGAGCGCGGTATAAATCGTCAAACGCCGCTGGGGCAGTTGCCGAACACGCGCATACAAGGCGTTGACGAAAGCGTTGGGCTTGCCGAGGCCCAAGGGCAGCCCCATGTGGATATGTGCGGGCAAACGCGCCAACACTTCGTCTACTGCCTTTTCGATTGAGCAACTCTGTGGCATCTGCGCCTCCCGGTCATCCTTGCAGGTTGGACCGAGCATGGCTTGAGTTTGCTCCCCAGTCCACACCAGCGGGAGCGAGCCTGGCCTGCAGAAACAACAAAGCCCGCTCGTGGCGGGCTTTGTTGTCGAAATTGCAGGCTTACAGGCCGGACATTTTCTTGATGGCGCCCATCAGGTCGTCATCCGAGCAATCCGCGCAAGTGCCTTTAGGCGGCATGGCGTTAATGCCGGTGATTGCTTTGGCCAGGATACCGTCCAGGCCACCTTGGTGGTCGGCACGCTCTTTCCAGGCAGCGGTGTCACCTATTTTCGGTGCGCCCAGCAAGCCACTGCCATGACAGGCATTACAGTGCTTGGCGATAATATCGTCCGGGGTCTTGGCAGCGCCGCCGCCTGCGGAAGCAGCAACTTCCATGCCCTTGCATTCTTGACCTTGTACACACACTTGTCCGACTGGTTCGAGTCGCTTGGCAATGTCGTCGTTGGTCGCAGCTGTTGCGCTGACTGCCCAAAGGGCCAATACGGCAGCTGGTACGGCCAGCATTTTCTTGATTAGATTCACGCGTACACCCTCATGGTGGCTAGTCACGCCCGCGGCCACGGTTTCGCAGGCGGCGCAAGTATAACGGGAACCCTGCCATACCGAAACAACCCTAATGTCCAAAGGGTCTTAGCCGCGACAATCCGCCGCGTGTCACACACTTTAGAAGTTGGCCGGCGTCGCTGCGCTGATCAGCCGAGCCGGCTCATCGTAGGGGTTGCGGAAACGGTGCGGCTTGGTACTTTCAAAATAGTAGCTATCGCCCGCTTCGAGAATAAAAGTTTCCAGACCGACCACCAGTTCCAGGCGCCCTTCAAGGAGAATCCCGGTTTCCTCACCGTCGTGAGTGAGCATTTCTTCACCGGTATCGGCACCCGGTGGGTACACTTCGTTAAGAAATGCAATCGCCCGGCTCGGATGCGCCTTACCGACCAGTTTCATGGTTACGGCACCGTCAGAAATGTCGATTAACTCATGAGCCTTGTAAACGATTTGCGTGGGGTTTTCCGGCTGAAGTTCTTCCGAGAAAAACTCGACCATGGACATCGGAATACCGCCCAGCACTTTACGCAACGAGCTGATTGAAGGGCTTACGCTGTTCTTCTCGATCATCGAGATAGTGCTATTGGTGACGCCCGCCCGTTTGGCGAGTTCACGCTGGGACAGGCCCTTGAGCTTGCGAATGGCTTGCAGTCGTTCACCGACGTCCAATGCTGGAGCCCTCCTAAACGAACGAGTGGGGTCGAAATTGAACGATATCATCGCAACAGCGTTCAGTATTTACAACACTTCGACCCGCAGCCTGTCCGCTTTGGCGCCTCAATCGTCGATATAGTCCAGCGGCACACGTTTGAGGTTGCAGAATATCTGGTACGGAATCATTCCCGCCTGCTGCGCCAGATCGCTGGCCAGCACATTTTTGCCCCATAGCTCTACCGGGCTGCCGATGCCGGCTTCCGGTACGTCGGTCAAATCAATGCACAGCATGTCCATCGACACTCGGCCAATCAACTGACTGCGCTTGCCTGCGACCATGACCGGAGTACCGGTCGGCGCCTGACGCGGGTAGCCATCGGCATATCCCATGGCAACCACACCGACGCGAGTCGGGCGCGGGCTGATGAATTTAGCGCCATAGCCCACTGGCTCACCGGCAGGCAATTCGCGCACGCTGATCACGCGTGATTGCAGGGTCATAACCGGTTGCAGACGGACAGCTTCAGCTTGCGGCACTTCAAACGGCGTGGCGCCGTAGAGCATGATGCCCGGGCGCACCCAATCACTTGGAATGGCCGGCCAACCCAGCACAGCCGGCGAGTTACGCAGGCTGATTTCGGCACTCAGGCCCTGACGGGCGGCTTGAAATACCGCGACCTGATCGTTGCTGGCAGCACTGTCGAGCTCGTCCGCACGGGCGAAGTGACTCATCAACACCACACGGGTGACCTTGCCGCTGGCGAGCAAGCGCTGATAGGCCGCCTGGTAATCCTTGGGATGCAAACCTACCCGGTGCATGCCGCTGTCGAGCTTGAGCCAGACGGTGATCGGCGTGCTCAAGCGCGCCTGCTCGATAGCTTCCAACTGCCACAGCGAATGCACAACACACCACAGGTCATGCTGGGCAATCAGCTCCAGTTCGCTGGCTTCAAAAAAACCTTCGAGCAACAATACCGGCGCCTTGATCCCCGCCGCTCGCAACTCCAACGCCTCTTCGATGCAAGCTACGGCGAAACCATCGGCCTGCTGCTCGAGCGCCAAGGCGCAACGCACGGCACCATGGCCATAGGCGTCAGCCTTGATCACGGCCAAGGCCTTGGCACCGGACAATTCGCGAGCCAGTTGGTAGTTGTGACGCAGAGCTTGAAGATCGATCAGGGCACGAGCAGGACGCATGGCGGCAGCCTTCTTGGCAGTCTGGTTATAGTAAAAAACCCGGTGCTCGATTGCAGCTTGTAGGCCACCAACGGCACCGGGTGAGGGATTGCTATTACGGCAGTGCAGCCACTACCGACAGCTCTACGAGAATTTCCGGCTCGCACAGCTTGGCTTCGACAGTCGCGCGTGCAGGCGCGACGCCTTTGGGCAGCCACGTGTCCCAGACACTGTTCATGCCCTGGAAGTGCGCATCGATGTCCTTCAAATAGATGGTCACCGAGAGCAAGCGGCTCTTGTCGGTACCGGCCAGATCCAGCAGACGCTCGATGTTGACCAGGGTTTCACGGGTCTGCTGCTCAATTCCCGCATTCATGTCGTCCCCCACCTGGCCCGCCAGATAGACGGTGCCATTGTGGGTGACGATCTGACTCATGCGCTCATTGGTGAGCTGGCGCTGGACTGACATGTTTTGCAGGCTCCTGGTGTTTTCCGTAACGAGAAATATCGAGGCCTTCGGCACTGATCTGTGGCTTTTTACGTGCGATCAAATCCGCCAGCAAGCGGCCCGAACCGCACGCCATGGTCCAGCCCAGCGTACCGTGACCGGTATTGAGGAACAGGTTGCGGAACGGTGTGGCACCTACAATCGGCGTACCGTCCGGCGTGGTCGGGCGCAGGCCGGTCCAGAAACTGGCCTCGCTCAGATCGCCGCCGCGAGGATAGAGATCGTTGACGATCATCTCCAGCGTTTCGCGTCGACGCGGATTCAGCGACAGGTCAAAACCGGCGATTTCAGCCATGCCACCAACACGAATA is a window of Pseudomonas sp. DG56-2 DNA encoding:
- a CDS encoding cupin domain-containing protein; protein product: MDVGERLQAIRKLKGLSQRELAKRAGVTNSTISMIEKNSVSPSISSLRKVLGGIPMSMVEFFSEELQPENPTQIVYKAHELIDISDGAVTMKLVGKAHPSRAIAFLNEVYPPGADTGEEMLTHDGEETGILLEGRLELVVGLETFILEAGDSYYFESTKPHRFRNPYDEPARLISAATPANF
- the alr gene encoding alanine racemase, translating into MRPARALIDLQALRHNYQLARELSGAKALAVIKADAYGHGAVRCALALEQQADGFAVACIEEALELRAAGIKAPVLLLEGFFEASELELIAQHDLWCVVHSLWQLEAIEQARLSTPITVWLKLDSGMHRVGLHPKDYQAAYQRLLASGKVTRVVLMSHFARADELDSAASNDQVAVFQAARQGLSAEISLRNSPAVLGWPAIPSDWVRPGIMLYGATPFEVPQAEAVRLQPVMTLQSRVISVRELPAGEPVGYGAKFISPRPTRVGVVAMGYADGYPRQAPTGTPVMVAGKRSQLIGRVSMDMLCIDLTDVPEAGIGSPVELWGKNVLASDLAQQAGMIPYQIFCNLKRVPLDYIDD
- a CDS encoding RidA family protein, translating into MSVQRQLTNERMSQIVTHNGTVYLAGQVGDDMNAGIEQQTRETLVNIERLLDLAGTDKSRLLSVTIYLKDIDAHFQGMNSVWDTWLPKGVAPARATVEAKLCEPEILVELSVVAALP